The DNA segment ATTCAAGCTCGCGAATCGTATTTTCAGAATCTTCTTTATATCATTTGCGATGTTTCCAGACTCAAAAATCACGAAGAAGAAAAAACGCTGATTACCGACGCAATGAAGGAATACGTGAACATCATCACAAAACACCTTGGGGTAACAAACCCGAATCTGAATCGGATTTTGATCAGCGTAATTTTAGGAACCGTGGTTCAAAGAATCGTAGACGGAGATTCTATCAGCCTTTCCGATACTTCGGAAATTATCAAAGACTTCATGTCCCTCATTCTATCCAACTCGTTTACGTTCTAAGGATCATACGATTTTATACCGGTCTTCCACGGTTTTAATTTCGTTTCGAATCCGAGCCAAATTCCATTTGAGTTGTTTACCGATAGAATGAATCATTCGTGATTTTTCTCTTTCCTCAGGCAAACCGGGAACGCCGACTCCCGATCTGCGAAAGAAGAAGTCGGTTCCAAAACGAATGTCTTCTCTTCCTGTGATAAAACGTAACTCGCTTTCAAAAAATATTTCACCGTTTTGCAGTTTATAAAATTCCTCTTTGGAAGAACTCTTTTCCAAAATTCGATAGGCTTGCGATCCGTAACGCAATGCAACGGTTTCGATTAGCTCCCCGCTTAGTTTTGAAAACTTCCTTGATAAATCGGCGGTAAGCGAAGGAAGATCGGAATATTCTCCGGTCGAAGGCGGAACCATCTCCGTTTCGCAAGCCCTAAAATTCCCGGGTAAAAAGTCGGAAACCTGATTGACTACAGTTTCAGCGACAGCCCTACTCGTTGTATATTTTCCACCCATCGCCGTAAAAAAACCGGGGAAACCGGAGTCCTTATGATCAAAAATTTCTGTTTTTCGAGAAGCATTGTATGTGGAAGTTTTTTCGGTCGGATCCTCCACCAAAGGTCTGAGTCCGCCGTAATAAAAATCTACGTCCTTTAGAGTCAGATCCGTATATCCGTAGGAATGATTGATTTCGCCGATCAAATCCTCGATGTCTTTTTTGGTGACTCGAAACCTGTCCGGACTATCCGGATATTCCGTATCGGTGGTTCCGATGATGGTTTTATTTCTCCAAGGAATGATAAAGATATGAGTTCCGTCTTTCTTTTTAGAAACTACGGTTTTATCACCGCATATTTTTCTTGTGATAATATGGATTCCCTTAGAACGAACCAAATTTTTATCGGATGGGACTCCGGCCAGAGATTCCACAAAATCAGCCCAAGGACCTGCTGCGTTTACAATCGCCTTTGTTTGATAAAGAGTTTCCTTACCGGTCACTTTATCCCGAGCAACGACGTGGTATAGGGAATCCTTATGCAGGATCGAAATCACTTCGGTATAATTTTTTGCTTCGGCTCCTTTTTCACGAGCGGAAAAAATAAATTCGCAGGTATGTCTTTCGGGATTAAGGTTAAGATAATCGTAATATAGATAGGAGCCCTTGAGTTTCTCGCGATTTAAAGTAGGAGATTCCATAATGGTATGTTCTCTGGAAAGAAAACTGTATTTCGGAATGAGTCTGTCTTCACAGATATTTTTGTTTCGATCATAAGAAAGAGCGTTGTACATTTCCATTCCCACTTTCAAAACGAACTTTTCTGACGTCGAGTATACAGGAACCAGATATCCCATCGTTTGAACAGCATTCGGAGTGATTCTTGCAAGAGTCGCTCTTTCTCGAAGCGATTCCCGCACCAAACTCAGTTCGAAATTTTTCAGGTAGCGAAGACCACCGTGAATCATTTTGGAAGTAGCCTGACTTGTCCCGGACGCATAATCGTTTTTTTCGAGAAGAACGGATTTCATTCCCCGAAGGGTAGAATCCCAAAGCACGTTGGCTCCGGTGATCCCTCCTCCGATGATCAACAAATCATAAACGGACTGATTGGAATTTTTGGAAGAATTCAATTGAGAGGAGGACAACTTTTTATTTAGAGCCATAACTGCAGAGATTTCTCAGAAAATGAGAGTGGTCAACAGCTTTTAAAGTAGCGATTTAAAATCAATAGTCCGATTTAAAATTCAAAACTCTGGTTGAAAAAAAAAGTAATTATCAACAGATTAGAGTAACGATGACCTTCCCACCCCCCTTCCGAAAATACTTTCGACTGCTATTTGACATCAACGAGGATAGGATTCGGTATTCGAAAGAATACATTGCGGATCTCCACAGACAGGCTCGAATTCTGCATTATCCAGGATCGATCATCGGTGTTTTTGTCTGGTTGGGTTTTGCATTCGATACCGATCAAAAACTACACCCAGAATTTCCGGACCTATTTTATTATAGAATCGGTCTGAGTCTGCTTTCTACCGCTTTTCTGATTTTAATCCTGATCGATAAATTTGCAAGAACCAGGTTTCGGGGAAAGGGATTGGAATGGGCGTATATTCTTTTTCTATATCTATTGACCGTTACCGCTTTTTTTACAGGAAGAATTTCGGACGATCCGAACTATGTTTCCGGACTCCAAATCGTGGTTATGTCGATGGTCTT comes from the Leptospira sp. WS92.C1 genome and includes:
- a CDS encoding TetR/AcrR family transcriptional regulator, with the translated sequence MPKIVNHEKYKIEILSKCVDILARRGYSAVSMREIATELDVSTGTLYHYFATKEDIFKELVKFVLSKDIEELQLYSKGNPGQTLELRVESLFQMIQARESYFQNLLYIICDVSRLKNHEEEKTLITDAMKEYVNIITKHLGVTNPNLNRILISVILGTVVQRIVDGDSISLSDTSEIIKDFMSLILSNSFTF
- a CDS encoding glycerol-3-phosphate dehydrogenase/oxidase, with amino-acid sequence MALNKKLSSSQLNSSKNSNQSVYDLLIIGGGITGANVLWDSTLRGMKSVLLEKNDYASGTSQATSKMIHGGLRYLKNFELSLVRESLRERATLARITPNAVQTMGYLVPVYSTSEKFVLKVGMEMYNALSYDRNKNICEDRLIPKYSFLSREHTIMESPTLNREKLKGSYLYYDYLNLNPERHTCEFIFSAREKGAEAKNYTEVISILHKDSLYHVVARDKVTGKETLYQTKAIVNAAGPWADFVESLAGVPSDKNLVRSKGIHIITRKICGDKTVVSKKKDGTHIFIIPWRNKTIIGTTDTEYPDSPDRFRVTKKDIEDLIGEINHSYGYTDLTLKDVDFYYGGLRPLVEDPTEKTSTYNASRKTEIFDHKDSGFPGFFTAMGGKYTTSRAVAETVVNQVSDFLPGNFRACETEMVPPSTGEYSDLPSLTADLSRKFSKLSGELIETVALRYGSQAYRILEKSSSKEEFYKLQNGEIFFESELRFITGREDIRFGTDFFFRRSGVGVPGLPEEREKSRMIHSIGKQLKWNLARIRNEIKTVEDRYKIV